In Lachnospiraceae bacterium, one DNA window encodes the following:
- a CDS encoding type IV secretory system conjugative DNA transfer family protein has protein sequence MSDKIRKYVLPNLPYLFVFWFFSKIGTAYRIAPGTDFGTKLMGMLDTFPKAFETYWPGLGGIDLLVGLAGAAGVYLLIQSKIRKAKKFRRDAEYGTARFGTKEDIKPFVDPKFQNNVILTGTEFLTMNTRPKIPANARNLNACVIGSSGSGKTRFWLTPQLLQAHSSYVVVDPKGGTLDQCGRFLQREKYRVRVFNSIDFSKSMHYNPLAYIKTESDVLKFVTALIANTKGDGKEGDEFWTKAETLLYCALVAYIVFEGPEEERNMNTLVEMINSMEVREDDETFKNAVDYMFDGLERRSPQHFAVRQYKKYKLASGKTAKSILISCGARLAPFDIPQLREIMSYDELELDKLGDEKSALFFLISDTDTTYNFLVALAFSQMFNLLCERADNTYGGRLPYHVRVLWDEAANTGQVPGLEKIVAVIRSREISLTLFYQAMSQCKALYKDHSETIMGNMDSIVFLGGREASTLKDISENWLGKATISMQTEGRSRGQSESYSQNMQRLGRELMTTSEITTMPGDKCILQLRGLPPFLSPKYDLKKHPNYKCTAEFDKKKNAFRLESLFRHRPLRLKPEDEYTVYEVDGSDTDEEADLLNFDDLDSDEFV, from the coding sequence TTGAGTGACAAGATCAGAAAATATGTGCTCCCAAACCTGCCGTACCTCTTTGTGTTCTGGTTCTTCTCCAAAATCGGGACGGCCTACCGTATTGCGCCCGGCACAGACTTCGGGACAAAGCTCATGGGGATGCTCGATACCTTCCCAAAAGCCTTTGAAACCTACTGGCCGGGGCTGGGCGGTATTGACCTGCTGGTGGGCCTTGCCGGTGCGGCTGGGGTGTATCTGCTGATACAGTCAAAGATCAGGAAGGCGAAAAAATTCCGGCGGGATGCGGAGTACGGCACCGCCCGCTTCGGAACAAAGGAGGATATAAAGCCGTTTGTAGACCCTAAATTTCAGAACAATGTCATTCTGACCGGGACGGAGTTCCTTACCATGAACACCCGTCCGAAGATACCCGCCAATGCTCGGAACCTAAACGCCTGTGTCATCGGCTCGTCCGGTTCGGGAAAGACAAGGTTCTGGCTGACCCCGCAGCTCCTTCAAGCCCATTCCTCGTATGTGGTGGTAGACCCGAAGGGCGGCACCCTCGACCAGTGCGGGCGGTTTTTGCAACGGGAGAAATACAGGGTGCGGGTATTCAACAGTATCGACTTTTCAAAATCCATGCACTACAATCCGCTGGCCTATATCAAGACGGAAAGCGATGTTTTGAAATTCGTTACCGCCTTGATCGCCAACACCAAAGGCGACGGTAAGGAGGGCGACGAGTTCTGGACCAAAGCCGAAACCCTCTTGTACTGTGCCCTTGTGGCCTACATCGTCTTTGAGGGGCCGGAGGAAGAACGCAACATGAATACACTGGTGGAAATGATAAACAGCATGGAAGTCCGGGAGGATGACGAAACCTTCAAAAACGCGGTGGACTATATGTTTGACGGGCTGGAACGCCGCAGCCCCCAGCACTTCGCCGTGAGGCAGTATAAGAAATACAAGCTCGCCAGCGGCAAGACAGCAAAAAGTATTCTGATTAGCTGCGGTGCAAGGCTGGCTCCCTTTGATATTCCCCAGCTCAGGGAGATCATGTCTTATGACGAGCTGGAGCTGGATAAGCTGGGGGACGAAAAATCGGCGCTGTTCTTTCTTATCAGCGATACGGACACCACCTACAACTTTTTGGTTGCCCTCGCTTTCTCGCAGATGTTCAACCTTCTGTGTGAACGGGCTGACAACACCTATGGAGGGCGTCTGCCCTACCATGTGCGGGTGCTGTGGGACGAAGCTGCCAATACCGGACAGGTGCCGGGGCTGGAAAAGATCGTGGCTGTCATCCGCTCCCGTGAAATCAGCCTGACGCTCTTTTATCAGGCTATGAGCCAGTGCAAGGCATTGTACAAAGACCATTCCGAAACCATCATGGGCAACATGGACAGTATCGTGTTCCTCGGAGGCCGGGAGGCTTCCACCCTAAAGGATATTTCGGAAAACTGGCTGGGCAAGGCCACCATCTCTATGCAGACCGAGGGCCGAAGCCGTGGACAGTCTGAAAGTTACAGCCAGAATATGCAGCGGCTTGGCCGGGAACTGATGACCACCAGCGAGATCACCACCATGCCCGGAGATAAATGTATCTTGCAGCTTAGAGGGCTCCCACCCTTCCTGTCCCCGAAGTATGACTTGAAAAAGCACCCGAATTACAAGTGCACAGCCGAATTTGACAAAAAGAAAAACGCCTTCCGCTTGGAAAGCCTGTTCCGCCACCGGCCATTGAGACTAAAGCCGGAGGACGAATACACGGTGTACGAAGTGGACGGCTCCGACACGGACGAAGAAGCTGACCTGTTGAATTTCGATGATCTGGACAGCGACGAGTTTGTGTAA
- a CDS encoding DNA cytosine methyltransferase, producing the protein MPDIKLGSLFDGIGVFPLAASRCGIRPVWASEIEKAPISITKRHFPDMAHLGDITKVDGRKIPPVHIITFGSPCQNLSLIGNRSGLAGAKSSLFYQAFRIIQEMRDATDNLYPAIAVWENVMGAFSTNDRMDFRAVLSAFSDTEVPMPPSGRWGNAGMVRGGTPDVCWRLMDAQYWAGSRRLARRQRIFVVADFGGRRAADILFKPRPMLPLPPPCGEGGRAAAEGDRTASFETGRQIPVIHPFQCFRMRGAAKRQEETAFRNSFGLPTDPFPTLLASDVTPFAFWYEGDPAGGCIRFLTETESERLMGLPEGWTKYGADGMEIRPLQRYKALGNAIALPCADYIMAGIYEVLADRVGKEE; encoded by the coding sequence ATGCCGGACATTAAGCTGGGGAGCCTTTTTGACGGGATCGGCGTGTTCCCTCTGGCCGCCTCCCGGTGCGGTATCCGTCCGGTATGGGCCAGCGAGATTGAGAAAGCGCCCATCTCCATAACCAAAAGGCACTTTCCCGATATGGCGCATTTGGGAGATATTACGAAGGTGGACGGCAGGAAAATCCCGCCTGTCCATATAATTACCTTCGGCTCTCCCTGTCAGAACCTTTCTCTGATCGGCAACCGCTCCGGCCTTGCCGGGGCAAAATCAAGCCTGTTCTATCAGGCGTTTCGTATCATACAGGAAATGAGGGATGCTACTGATAACCTATATCCAGCTATCGCTGTTTGGGAAAACGTCATGGGAGCGTTTTCTACAAATGACCGGATGGACTTTAGAGCCGTCCTATCCGCTTTCTCGGACACCGAAGTTCCAATGCCTCCTTCGGGAAGATGGGGAAACGCCGGAATGGTGCGAGGGGGAACGCCTGATGTGTGCTGGCGGCTCATGGACGCCCAGTATTGGGCAGGCTCCCGAAGGCTGGCACGAAGGCAGCGGATTTTCGTCGTGGCGGATTTTGGAGGCAGACGTGCCGCAGACATACTATTTAAGCCCCGTCCAATGCTCCCACTTCCTCCGCCTTGCGGAGAGGGCGGGCGGGCCGCCGCCGAAGGAGATCGAACAGCTTCTTTTGAAACAGGGCGGCAGATACCAGTCATCCACCCCTTTCAGTGCTTCCGTATGCGGGGAGCGGCAAAAAGGCAGGAAGAAACGGCCTTCCGAAACAGCTTCGGATTACCAACTGACCCTTTTCCCACTCTTTTAGCCAGTGATGTAACGCCCTTTGCCTTCTGGTATGAGGGCGACCCGGCGGGCGGCTGTATCCGCTTCTTGACGGAAACGGAAAGCGAGCGGCTGATGGGGCTGCCGGAGGGCTGGACAAAGTACGGGGCGGACGGCATGGAGATCCGGCCTCTGCAACGCTACAAGGCGCTGGGAAATGCGATTGCCCTCCCTTGTGCCGATTACATTATGGCCGGGATCTATGAGGTGCTGGCTGACCGGGTCGGAAAGGAGGAATAA
- a CDS encoding WYL domain-containing protein, with protein sequence MPKGSNQKFKLYRLAQIMLERTDEEHYISMPEIMAALSEYDVTADRKSIYNDLRDLSVFGIEVEGEPIGNRYHYHVTNRSFELPELKLLVDAIQSSKFITEKKSYALIKKLETLASKYDAQKLQRQVYVSGRIKTMNESIYYTVDAIHNAISENKKIKFQYFQWNAKKEMELRHNGAWYHISPWGLSWDDENYYLVGYDTDAGMIKHYRVDKMLHIKISDESREGKEHFKKLDMADYAKKSFGMFGGKEQTVKLSVHNKLAGVIIDRFGKDVMMIPADEEHFNVNVDVRVSRQFLGWVFSLGSDIQIVGPDDVVEQMRKEIARSVEQYRT encoded by the coding sequence ATGCCAAAAGGAAGTAATCAGAAATTTAAACTTTACCGGTTGGCTCAGATCATGCTGGAACGGACTGATGAGGAGCATTATATCTCTATGCCGGAAATTATGGCAGCACTGTCAGAATACGATGTGACAGCAGACCGGAAAAGCATCTATAATGATTTGCGGGATTTAAGCGTCTTTGGTATTGAAGTAGAAGGAGAACCCATCGGAAATCGGTATCATTATCATGTTACCAATCGGTCTTTTGAATTGCCAGAGCTGAAGCTTTTGGTGGATGCGATCCAGTCTTCCAAATTTATTACGGAAAAGAAATCATATGCATTGATTAAAAAACTGGAAACACTGGCCAGCAAGTATGATGCGCAGAAGCTACAGCGGCAGGTTTATGTATCAGGAAGAATTAAGACGATGAATGAAAGCATCTACTATACGGTTGATGCGATCCATAATGCAATTTCAGAAAATAAGAAGATTAAATTTCAGTATTTTCAGTGGAATGCCAAAAAAGAAATGGAACTTAGGCATAATGGAGCATGGTATCACATCAGTCCCTGGGGATTATCCTGGGATGATGAAAATTATTACCTGGTAGGATATGATACAGATGCCGGAATGATTAAACATTACCGTGTAGACAAGATGTTACATATCAAGATATCAGATGAATCAAGAGAAGGAAAAGAACACTTTAAAAAGCTGGATATGGCGGATTATGCAAAGAAGAGTTTTGGAATGTTTGGAGGAAAAGAGCAGACCGTAAAACTATCAGTGCATAATAAGCTGGCAGGAGTGATCATTGATCGGTTTGGGAAAGATGTGATGATGATCCCGGCAGATGAAGAGCATTTTAATGTCAACGTGGATGTACGTGTCAGCAGACAGTTTCTGGGTTGGGTGTTCTCACTGGGATCGGATATTCAGATTGTAGGCCCGGATGATGTAGTAGAACAAATGCGGAAGGAAATTGCCAGATCAGTTGAGCAATACAGAACATAA
- a CDS encoding ParB/RepB/Spo0J family partition protein produces MLMADDKTTKTPGQPVTDTGPDKETPPAPPKEPEKVSVSPEPEKKTEPEVKNPQVSVYNFAEIMKEKKAEERAAAPGGEKPDPAKAEKPEKQPEVPKKAEEKPKEPEQPKRRGRPPKADKDKAAAPKPKAPAQKPGNAVKKEPEKKAAPPVQAAPAPKEPDKPKDAPRRGKEQIVYIKLNELHAFKNHPFEVRDDEEMRAMVSSVKDKGVTQPAIVRPREDGGYEIVSGHRRQKASELAGYADMPCIVRNLTDDEAITQMVEDNLNQREEILPSERAKALKMQLEAIKHQGSRTSGQIDPKDAGKRSNEIVAERNKMAVKQVQRYIRLNELVPDLMKLMDEKKLGFTTAVELSYIGKKNQNYIAVAIDSQQSSPSQAQAKRMRELDEKKLLNGDVIDGIMMEDKKEVDKVILTGAELSKYFGKETTPREMKDQIIKLLDDWKGQQKEHEKPEKKTEQEK; encoded by the coding sequence ATGCTTATGGCAGATGATAAAACTACAAAAACGCCGGGACAGCCGGTAACGGATACCGGGCCGGACAAGGAAACGCCTCCCGCTCCCCCAAAAGAGCCGGAGAAGGTTTCCGTTTCCCCGGAACCGGAAAAAAAGACGGAGCCAGAGGTAAAGAACCCACAGGTTTCTGTCTATAACTTCGCTGAGATTATGAAGGAAAAGAAAGCCGAGGAACGGGCGGCAGCTCCCGGCGGGGAAAAGCCTGACCCGGCAAAAGCGGAGAAACCGGAAAAGCAGCCGGAGGTTCCGAAAAAAGCGGAGGAAAAACCCAAAGAGCCGGAACAGCCGAAGCGCCGGGGCCGTCCCCCGAAAGCAGATAAGGACAAGGCCGCCGCTCCGAAGCCCAAAGCTCCTGCACAGAAACCGGGAAATGCGGTCAAAAAGGAACCGGAGAAAAAAGCAGCTCCACCGGTACAGGCCGCTCCCGCTCCAAAGGAACCCGATAAGCCGAAGGATGCTCCACGCCGGGGCAAGGAGCAGATCGTCTATATCAAGCTGAACGAACTCCACGCCTTCAAAAACCATCCCTTTGAAGTCCGGGACGATGAAGAAATGCGGGCTATGGTATCCAGCGTCAAGGACAAGGGAGTTACCCAGCCCGCTATTGTCCGTCCCCGTGAGGATGGCGGCTATGAAATCGTATCCGGCCACCGCCGCCAAAAAGCCAGCGAGCTTGCCGGGTATGCAGATATGCCCTGTATCGTCCGAAACCTGACGGATGATGAAGCCATCACGCAGATGGTAGAGGACAATCTGAACCAGCGTGAAGAAATCCTCCCCAGTGAGCGGGCCAAAGCCTTGAAAATGCAGCTTGAAGCTATCAAGCACCAGGGCTCCCGCACTTCGGGCCAGATTGACCCGAAGGACGCTGGCAAACGCTCCAATGAGATCGTGGCCGAGCGAAACAAGATGGCAGTCAAACAGGTGCAGCGGTATATCCGGCTGAATGAGCTGGTTCCCGACCTGATGAAGCTGATGGATGAAAAAAAGCTGGGCTTTACTACGGCGGTGGAACTTTCCTATATCGGCAAGAAGAACCAGAACTATATCGCCGTCGCCATTGACAGCCAGCAGTCCTCGCCTTCACAGGCGCAGGCAAAGCGTATGCGGGAGCTGGACGAAAAGAAGCTGCTCAACGGGGATGTAATCGACGGCATTATGATGGAGGACAAAAAGGAGGTAGACAAAGTGATTTTGACAGGTGCGGAACTGAGCAAGTATTTCGGCAAGGAAACTACGCCGAGGGAAATGAAGGATCAGATCATCAAGCTGCTGGACGACTGGAAGGGTCAGCAGAAGGAACACGAAAAGCCGGAGAAGAAAACCGAACAGGAAAAGTAA
- a CDS encoding VOC family protein: MRLKNVLIAVNDMDKAIRFYKEIFGLQVILNQDGNVILSKGLVLQDAKIWKKFLEKELIPKNNMSELYFEEPDVEAFVRRLEKSDFEIEFVNKLLIHSWGQKVVRFYDLDGNLIEVGTPVN, from the coding sequence ATGAGACTTAAAAATGTTTTGATTGCTGTTAATGATATGGACAAAGCAATCAGGTTTTATAAAGAAATATTTGGTCTGCAAGTAATCTTAAATCAAGATGGAAATGTAATTCTGTCAAAGGGACTGGTGCTGCAGGATGCAAAGATATGGAAGAAATTTTTGGAAAAAGAGCTGATTCCCAAGAATAATATGTCAGAATTATATTTCGAAGAGCCTGATGTAGAAGCTTTTGTGAGACGGCTGGAAAAATCAGATTTTGAGATTGAATTTGTTAACAAATTACTGATACATAGCTGGGGACAGAAGGTGGTCAGATTTTACGATCTAGATGGGAATCTTATTGAGGTTGGAACGCCAGTGAATTAG
- a CDS encoding Maff2 family protein — protein MEFFNQAIDILKILVMALGAGLAVWGVINLLEGYGSDNPAAKSQGIKQLMAGGGVVLIGLQLIPLLSGLFS, from the coding sequence ATGGAATTTTTCAATCAGGCAATCGACATTCTCAAGATTCTGGTCATGGCTCTTGGCGCCGGTCTGGCGGTATGGGGCGTCATCAACCTTCTGGAAGGTTACGGGTCGGACAACCCCGCGGCAAAAAGCCAGGGCATTAAGCAGCTCATGGCTGGCGGCGGTGTCGTTCTGATCGGCCTTCAGCTTATCCCTCTGCTGTCCGGGCTGTTCAGCTAA
- a CDS encoding PcfB family protein yields the protein MQEEVNQKTVALSIRTTKLTGKVLAAALGKVARAVQKHHRKALTPQGRQSVKKLMNHYGGKSAMPYVGAPKDFDRIAKEFHVDYAFHKVSPGHYLLFFKANQADAITAAFQKYSAKVLNKEQDKPSILGQLRKFTEQIRTQAKEKQRTREAVKDGR from the coding sequence ATGCAGGAAGAAGTAAACCAAAAAACAGTTGCCCTTTCGATCAGGACAACAAAGCTCACGGGAAAGGTGCTGGCTGCCGCACTTGGAAAGGTGGCGCGGGCGGTGCAAAAGCACCACCGGAAGGCGCTGACCCCGCAGGGACGCCAGAGCGTGAAAAAGCTGATGAACCACTATGGCGGCAAAAGTGCCATGCCCTATGTGGGAGCCCCAAAGGATTTTGACCGGATCGCGAAGGAGTTCCATGTGGACTACGCTTTCCATAAAGTGAGCCCCGGCCATTACCTGCTGTTTTTCAAAGCCAATCAGGCGGACGCCATCACGGCGGCCTTCCAGAAGTACAGCGCAAAGGTGCTGAACAAAGAGCAGGACAAGCCTTCCATCCTCGGCCAGCTTCGGAAATTCACGGAGCAGATCAGGACACAGGCGAAGGAAAAGCAGCGGACCAGAGAGGCGGTGAAGGACGGACGTTGA
- a CDS encoding arsenate reductase family protein, producing MNIQIFGTKKCNETKKAERFFKERGIKYQFVDMKEKGMSKGEFMSVAQVNGGIENMINWDGKDQDTLALIRYIADEDKLKKILENPFVIKTPVVRNGKQSTLGYQPEVWKKWQ from the coding sequence ATGAACATACAAATATTTGGCACGAAGAAGTGCAATGAGACAAAGAAAGCCGAGCGCTTTTTCAAAGAACGTGGAATTAAGTATCAGTTTGTAGATATGAAAGAAAAAGGCATGAGTAAAGGCGAATTCATGTCAGTTGCGCAAGTGAATGGTGGAATAGAAAATATGATCAACTGGGATGGAAAGGATCAGGATACACTTGCACTGATCAGATATATTGCAGATGAAGACAAGTTGAAGAAAATTTTGGAAAATCCTTTTGTGATTAAGACGCCGGTTGTCAGAAATGGAAAACAGTCAACTTTGGGATATCAGCCTGAGGTGTGGAAAAAATGGCAATAG
- a CDS encoding antirestriction protein ArdA translates to MFEAYITNTALYPLMGIEVGTTVHFPMTTQELQAALAKIGIDGKRYSEVFFTSFDSDVLGLYDHLYECEDIDELNELGHALVEVRDKGGLETFEAALVLGNHTRSVKDLINLTQNLDLYRFYPDISDDEGLGRLYADELGTIDIPEHIQNYFDYEAYGRDVRINEGGVFAPGGYVSAVPEGFKEYYHGPQDIPPEHRIFAYPEKAEPVHSILAALKRFQETPPAPKKNKAGPSHEER, encoded by the coding sequence ATGTTTGAAGCCTATATAACCAATACAGCCCTGTACCCCTTAATGGGGATCGAGGTAGGGACAACGGTACATTTCCCCATGACGACACAGGAGTTGCAGGCCGCCCTTGCCAAAATCGGGATAGACGGGAAACGGTACAGCGAAGTGTTCTTTACCAGCTTTGACAGTGATGTGCTGGGGCTCTACGATCATCTCTACGAATGTGAGGACATCGACGAGCTGAACGAGCTGGGCCACGCTCTGGTGGAAGTACGGGATAAGGGCGGACTGGAAACCTTTGAAGCCGCTCTTGTCTTAGGAAACCACACAAGGAGCGTGAAGGATTTGATAAACCTGACGCAGAACCTTGACCTTTACCGCTTTTACCCGGATATTTCCGATGATGAAGGGCTGGGCCGTCTGTACGCCGACGAGCTTGGGACTATCGACATACCGGAGCACATTCAGAACTACTTCGATTATGAGGCATACGGGCGGGATGTGCGTATCAACGAGGGCGGCGTATTCGCTCCCGGTGGGTATGTGTCGGCAGTCCCGGAGGGCTTCAAGGAGTATTACCACGGGCCGCAGGACATTCCGCCGGAACACCGGATATTTGCCTATCCCGAAAAGGCCGAGCCTGTCCACTCCATTCTCGCCGCACTCAAACGGTTTCAAGAGACCCCGCCCGCTCCGAAGAAGAACAAGGCGGGGCCTTCCCATGAAGAACGGTAA
- a CDS encoding DEAD/DEAH box helicase family protein has product MAGLNFANELENLEYSYSTDVMTGGSDKKMYLYYQLISSLKRADSVDIIVSFLMESGVKMLIAELENALKRGAKIRILTGNYLGITQPSALYLIKNKLKDRVDLRFYNEKGRSFHPKSYIFHYKSYSEIYIGSSNISRSALTSGVEWNYRFSSQTDKNNYDKFYQTFEELFQNHSIIVDDEELKRYSKNWHSPAVAKDIERYDSFDDENTNRVINIFEPRGAQIEALCALENTRAEGANKALILAATGVGKTYLAAFDSKDYKRVLFVAHREEILKQAAVSFCNVRNSKDYGFFNSNEKSTDKAVVFASVYTLGKKEYLDKSYFAPDYFDYLIIDEFHHAVNEQYRNIVEYFKPKFMLGLTATPERMDGRNIYEICDYNVPYEITLKEAINKGILVPFHYYGIFDSTDYSKLHVVKGRYNEKELNETYIGNVTRYDLIYKYYCKYGSKQALGFCCSRAHAEAMAHEFSKRGIPSAAVYSNSNGEYSKNREDAINKLKNGEVRVIFSVDMFNEGVDITSVDMVMFLRPTDSPVVFLQQLGRGLRKNWGKEYLNVLDFIGNYEKAGKIRFLLTGNYNNHDGQYALSDHSDFPDDCIIDFDMKLIDLFTEMDKKGIRIKDQIYNEFLRVREFLGRVPSRMDFFTYADDQIYESMIKHSKENPFKNYLGYLHDLNLLSPGENVLYSGVGREFINYIETTNMSKVYKMPVLIAFYNHGKIRKSVTEEELLVSWKDFFSTGTNWKDLQDGITYEKYRCISDKEHLKKIIQMPVKFLLKSGVGFFVQKEYSVLSLSDDLCAAIDKISMNSDVFKCHMKDAIEYRIMDYYQRRYRDNTN; this is encoded by the coding sequence TTGGCTGGGCTTAATTTCGCAAATGAATTAGAAAATCTGGAATATTCGTATTCTACAGATGTTATGACTGGTGGTAGTGACAAAAAGATGTATTTATATTATCAACTGATCAGTAGTTTGAAAAGGGCTGACAGTGTGGATATTATAGTTTCGTTTTTGATGGAGTCAGGCGTAAAAATGCTTATAGCAGAGCTTGAAAATGCGTTAAAACGTGGGGCGAAAATTCGAATACTGACTGGTAACTATCTGGGAATTACTCAGCCATCAGCACTTTATCTTATTAAAAATAAATTAAAAGATAGAGTAGATCTTCGGTTTTACAATGAAAAAGGACGATCATTTCATCCTAAATCATATATTTTTCATTATAAATCTTATAGTGAGATATACATAGGATCTTCCAACATTTCAAGGAGTGCTTTAACATCAGGGGTTGAATGGAATTATAGATTTAGCAGTCAGACCGATAAAAATAATTATGATAAATTTTATCAGACATTTGAGGAGTTATTTCAAAATCATTCGATTATCGTAGATGATGAGGAATTAAAACGATACTCTAAGAATTGGCACAGCCCAGCTGTTGCAAAAGATATAGAACGATATGATAGTTTTGATGATGAAAATACAAATAGAGTTATAAATATTTTCGAGCCGAGAGGTGCGCAGATAGAAGCGTTATGCGCTTTGGAAAATACCAGAGCAGAAGGGGCGAATAAGGCACTTATTCTGGCGGCAACAGGAGTTGGGAAAACATATTTAGCGGCATTTGACTCAAAAGATTATAAAAGAGTGTTGTTTGTAGCGCATCGTGAAGAAATTCTAAAGCAGGCAGCAGTGTCTTTTTGCAATGTGCGGAACTCAAAAGATTATGGATTTTTTAATAGTAACGAAAAATCAACAGATAAGGCAGTAGTATTTGCCTCGGTTTATACTCTGGGCAAAAAGGAATATCTAGATAAATCATATTTTGCTCCGGATTACTTTGATTATTTAATAATTGATGAATTTCATCATGCTGTCAATGAGCAATATAGAAATATAGTGGAATATTTTAAACCAAAGTTCATGCTTGGACTGACGGCAACTCCGGAACGGATGGACGGCAGAAATATATATGAAATATGTGATTATAACGTACCATATGAAATTACATTAAAAGAAGCTATAAACAAAGGAATACTTGTTCCATTTCATTATTATGGGATTTTTGATTCTACAGATTATTCAAAACTTCATGTAGTGAAAGGAAGATATAATGAAAAAGAGCTTAATGAGACTTATATTGGAAATGTTACTAGATATGATTTAATCTACAAGTATTATTGTAAATACGGCTCTAAACAAGCATTAGGTTTTTGCTGTTCTAGAGCTCATGCAGAGGCGATGGCACATGAATTTAGTAAAAGAGGCATACCATCGGCTGCGGTTTATAGCAATTCAAATGGAGAATATTCGAAGAATAGAGAAGATGCCATAAATAAATTAAAAAATGGAGAAGTGCGGGTAATTTTTTCTGTTGACATGTTCAATGAAGGCGTGGATATTACATCTGTTGATATGGTTATGTTTCTTCGTCCCACTGATTCACCAGTTGTGTTTTTGCAACAGCTTGGAAGAGGACTTCGTAAGAACTGGGGGAAAGAATATTTAAATGTGCTTGATTTCATAGGGAATTATGAAAAAGCAGGAAAAATTCGATTTTTACTTACTGGAAATTATAACAATCACGATGGGCAATATGCCCTATCGGACCATTCAGACTTTCCGGATGATTGTATAATAGATTTTGATATGAAACTCATTGATCTTTTTACAGAAATGGATAAAAAGGGGATAAGGATTAAAGACCAGATATATAATGAATTTTTAAGAGTTAGGGAATTTCTTGGAAGGGTTCCGTCAAGAATGGATTTTTTTACATATGCGGATGATCAAATTTATGAATCTATGATTAAACATTCAAAGGAGAATCCATTTAAAAATTATCTGGGGTATTTGCATGATCTTAATTTATTATCACCAGGTGAAAATGTCTTATATTCTGGAGTAGGAAGAGAGTTTATTAACTATATTGAAACTACGAATATGTCAAAGGTTTATAAAATGCCGGTGCTTATAGCATTTTATAATCATGGAAAGATTCGAAAAAGTGTTACGGAGGAAGAATTGTTAGTAAGTTGGAAAGATTTTTTTTCAACAGGAACGAATTGGAAGGATTTGCAGGATGGTATAACATATGAAAAATATCGTTGCATTTCTGATAAAGAACATTTGAAGAAAATAATACAGATGCCGGTGAAATTTTTGTTGAAATCCGGAGTAGGATTTTTTGTTCAAAAGGAATACTCGGTATTATCACTTAGCGATGATTTGTGTGCTGCTATAGACAAGATTTCTATGAACAGTGATGTGTTTAAGTGCCATATGAAAGATGCAATAGAATACAGAATTATGGATTATTATCAGCGAAGATATAGAGATAATACCAATTAG
- a CDS encoding type II toxin-antitoxin system RelB/DinJ family antitoxin, translating into MARTANVFARVEPEVKEQAEQVLDRLGIPMSNAVGMFLRQIVLQRGIPFEMKLPAYEEPVAYGSLKKKQFDAEIEKGMEDIKAGRVYSADEVEAEMKREFGI; encoded by the coding sequence ATGGCAAGAACAGCAAATGTATTTGCACGTGTTGAGCCTGAAGTGAAAGAACAGGCAGAACAGGTGCTTGATCGACTTGGTATTCCAATGTCCAATGCGGTAGGAATGTTTCTGAGACAGATTGTACTCCAGAGAGGAATTCCTTTTGAAATGAAACTTCCGGCTTATGAAGAACCCGTTGCGTATGGTTCTCTTAAAAAGAAACAGTTCGATGCAGAAATAGAAAAAGGTATGGAAGATATTAAAGCTGGCAGAGTGTATTCAGCAGATGAAGTTGAAGCAGAAATGAAACGGGAATTTGGTATATGA